Within Alcaligenes sp. SDU_A2, the genomic segment CCCATCTTGAAAGTATTGGGTACACAAGTCAGCTTACCTTTGATCATCGAGTTATCGCAGGCACGCGGTAAGTTGGTCAATGTATGTCGGGCTCCTATTGAGCGAGATCAGGCCACTGTTGCCGTTACATCGTCCTTGGTCAATGTGTGCCTGGGGCAGTTCCCGCATAACGATTTTTTTTCCGCATCTAATAGCTGCAAGGACACAGAGTTCGGCACGATCGAACGACATGAAATTATTAATGTGTTGGGGATTTTGCCCTTGACCGCAAAGGTCGCCTTGCCGTTGATTAGCTCTAAAAGCCCTAGAGAGGTTACGTTAACAGCCCCCCCGGGAAGCCCTTCAGAGGATACCGTCAAAGCGCTGGATATCAATCTGGGAGACAGCGTGCGGTTATTGTCTGATGCGATATTTGACGGTTTGCTGGGTGATATTTTGAATGCTGTTCCTGCCGTCAGATTGAGTGCCGAAGAAAAGAAAAAAATGGCAAGCAGTTTGGTGGGCGATGGAGAAGGACGCTCGATCTCCGCAGTCGCCGCGGAAATGAATTGGTCCAAAGAAAGAATGAATCAGATTGCGAAATCAATGGGGGCTAATGGACTGACAGGTGTATTGGGGGGGACATTGAGCCTGGTCGATAATCTGTTGGTGACCATACTGGCTGCTCCTTTGGGGGATTTCCTGTGTTTGCTGGGGGGGATTGGCGGTGAAAAGGCCATGAATGACTGCAGGGTTGGGGCAGTCGAGACATTGGTCTTGAAGGGGAATGGAGTATTAAGTGATCAAGGCAGCTCTGGCTTGCTTGGAGCCGTTCTGAATATGGTTGTTGCACTACTGGACCCGGTGCTGCATGCATTGAGTGCCTTGCTCGAAGGCTTGTTGCAGTTGCTTGGACTGAGTTTGGTCGAGGCTGATGTCAAGCTGCACGATGTTCAGTGCGGCACGGCGTACCTGGTGCAGTAGATAAAGGGCGGACAAGACGATGAGCAGCGGTTTCCTGGGTAATGAACCAATTGTGTATGTTTGGGAGGGGGCGTCCGATCTGGCGGCGCGTGCCGAGCGTGCCCTGGACAGTTCCTCGGTGGCTGTACTGCGTGTGGACCCGTCGCTGCAATTGGACACCCAGACCTATCCTACCCAGCAGGCGGTGGCACTGGTGTCGGTCAGCGTCATGGCGCAAGGCCGGTTCGAGCAGCACGATTGGCTGGTCAGGCATGCCATACCGGTCATCTGGGTGGCCTCACAAGAACGCAGCTACGATCCACGCTTTTATCCGTCCGCTTATTCGTATACCTTGCCGCTGACATTTAGCGGGGCGCAGTTACGTGCTTTAGTGGCCAAGCTGGCCGGTCTGGCGGCTCAGGCCGAGCGCTCCGAGCAAGTAGGGGCACATCCGCTGGTGGCCGTATCGCCGCCGATGCGGGCCTTGCTGGCCGAGGCGGATATGTACGCCGACAGTGGGGCCAGCGTATTGATTCACGGTGAAACCGGCGTGGGCAAGGAGCGTATCGCCCGCTTGTTGCATGAACGCTCCAGGCGGTCCCAAGGGCCTTTTGTGCCTGTCAATTGCGGCGCTGTCCCCGAGGGGCTGTTTGAAGCTCACTTTTTTGGTCATGCCAAAGGAGCGTTCACGGGAGCCATCGGCGCGCATAAAGGGTATTTCGAGCAGGCCGACCAAGGCACCTTGTTTTTGGATGAAATCGGCGATCTTCCTTTGCATCAGCAGGTCAAGTTGCTGCGTGTGCTGGAGCAGCGCACGGTTACCCGGCTGGGGGCCACACAAGATATTTCCGTGGACTTTCGCATGGTGGCGGCGACCAACAAAAATTTGTTGGACTTGGTGCGTACCGGGCAGTTTCGCGCCGATCTGTACTACCGGTTGGCCGTGGTCGAATTAGTCATACCGAATCTGGAGCAGCGTGGGCCGCAGGAAAAAATTGCTATTTTTTGCGCCTTGCTCGAACAGGAACTGCAGTGCGACATCGAGGACATACCGCAGTGGGTACTCGATACGGTCGGCAGCATGCGCTTTAATGGCAATGTGCGCGAACTGGCCAATCTGGTCGAGCGTGTCGCCGTCATGAGCAAGCAGTTCGGGGCATGGGAATCAGTACACCTGCGTCAGGTGCTCGAGCGTTTCAATGCTCCGCTAGAGTCGCAGGCTATGCCGGGAGGCGATGTCGCGCCGCTGCGCCAGTACCAGGTACCGATACCGGCTTTGAGCGAAGCTGAGCAGCACGAACGGGATCGTATCGTGGCGGCCTTGGATTCGCAGAGCTGGCGTCGGCAGGACACCGCGGCTGTTTTGGGAATATCTCGTAAGGTTTTGTGGGAAAAAATGCGTAAATTCAACATAAAGGCACAAGATGCCACAAGTGACGTTTAGAATACGCACTGCTCTCTAGATCAAGCGAATCACAATAAATGGACTTACAAGGGAAGGGTATGGTGATCCTTAGTCGCAAGACAGGCGTGGCTCTGTCGTTGGGTGCGCTGTTTGCGCTGTCGGCATGTAGTTCCGTGTCCTTGAAGCAGGAGCCGCAGCGGCCCGTGGTGGCGCAGACTCAGAATGAG encodes:
- a CDS encoding sigma-54 dependent transcriptional regulator — translated: MSSGFLGNEPIVYVWEGASDLAARAERALDSSSVAVLRVDPSLQLDTQTYPTQQAVALVSVSVMAQGRFEQHDWLVRHAIPVIWVASQERSYDPRFYPSAYSYTLPLTFSGAQLRALVAKLAGLAAQAERSEQVGAHPLVAVSPPMRALLAEADMYADSGASVLIHGETGVGKERIARLLHERSRRSQGPFVPVNCGAVPEGLFEAHFFGHAKGAFTGAIGAHKGYFEQADQGTLFLDEIGDLPLHQQVKLLRVLEQRTVTRLGATQDISVDFRMVAATNKNLLDLVRTGQFRADLYYRLAVVELVIPNLEQRGPQEKIAIFCALLEQELQCDIEDIPQWVLDTVGSMRFNGNVRELANLVERVAVMSKQFGAWESVHLRQVLERFNAPLESQAMPGGDVAPLRQYQVPIPALSEAEQHERDRIVAALDSQSWRRQDTAAVLGISRKVLWEKMRKFNIKAQDATSDV